In Clostridiales bacterium, one genomic interval encodes:
- a CDS encoding ABC transporter ATP-binding protein encodes HEGKIIYEAEGAEKQSLKVEDLLKKFEQSAGGNFATDRMLLA; translated from the coding sequence TGCACGAAGGCAAGATTATATACGAAGCAGAAGGCGCCGAAAAACAATCGTTAAAAGTGGAAGACTTATTAAAGAAGTTTGAGCAAAGCGCCGGCGGTAATTTCGCCACAGACAGAATGCTGTTGGCTTAA